The genomic interval TGTGGGTTCTTATTGTTCTCCGCGCGCTCCAGGGCGTTTTCATTGCCGGAGTCCCAGCAGTGGCAATGACTTGGCTCAGCGAAGAGATTCATCCCGAAGACCTGGCCAAGGCCATGGGAATTTATATCGCAGGCAACACAGTAGGAGGCCTCTCAGGCAGGCTAATCCCCGCACTTTTCCTTGAAATCACCACATGGCGATGGGCCTTGTTTGTTACGACCCTATGCGCTTTCACCATGGCGATAACCATGGCAGTTATGCTGCCCAAACAGCGCCGATTCCAACCGCGAACGTTGAGCATTAAAAACGAAAGCTCAGCGATGCTCGCCCACTGGACCACACCCTCCCTGGTGCTATTATTCGCCACTGCTTTTATCAGCCTCGGCGTTTCCGTGTCGGTGTATAACTACATCGGATTCCGTATGATCCATACATTCAGGCTTTCCGAGGCCTTGGTGGGCATTGTATTCCTCATGTATCTGGCGGGGACGTGGAGTTCCGCTCGCGCAGGCGCATGGACTGGACGTATAGGACGCGGTCAGGGAATGATGTACGGTACCCTTGCCATGCTTTTGGGCCTGATCCTCATGCTCTGGGAGTCCCTCGCGCTCACACTTATAGGACTGTTCGTCTTCACAGCAGCGTTCTTCCTCATCCATTCCATCGCATCCGGCTGGGTGGGATTAATAGCCACATCGCACCGAGCCGCGGGTGCAAGCATGTATCTACTCAGTTATTACGTTGGATCTTCCGTCGTGGGATGGATGTCTGGATACGCTTTTGATTCACTGAGTTGGCATGGGTTTATCGGTTGGCTCAGCCTGTGGACTTTAGCGCTTTTAGGTATAGCAGTTGCTTTACGACGCTTCGCGGCATCCACTCACTAAAAAGGATACGACGTAAAAAGCACGTACGCGCTCACCACAGCCCATCCCACAGCCATCGCATATGTGACGTTTCCTAGCGCTTTTCCGGCGGTCATTCCCCATGGCTTGATAAACCAAACGCTCATAGTCACGAGCACAAGGACCGCCATAAGCACGTAGGAGTCACCGAATAGGTGTTGGGCCAGGTTCCAGCGCATAGGTGCGCCGTCGTAACGCGGCAGCAGCCAGTGCCCACTGCAGACGGTGATAACAACAGCCCAAACACTGCCAGCCATCAATGGGTAAGCAGCGGCAGACGCTCCCCAGCTGCGGGCGGCCACCACAATAGCCACGGCAACAGCTACAACAACCCACACCCAGTGATGCGACCATGATACTGGGGAGCACAGAAGCGCCAACAAGGAATTGACGCAGAGCGCTGCGGCTGTATGGTCGCGGCGCAGCAAGGCCCACATCAACCATGCGAGTACCGCAAAAACGAGGAGGCTTGCTACCGCCCACAAGCCGGTATGCGATTCCTGCCCAAAGAAGCGGGCGATCACGCCTCGGAAGGATTGGTTACTTGGCCAGGTCAGGTCTCCGATGCGCCCTGGGTCGCTCAGAGTCTCAAGCCAATAGGTTGTGGAGGTCTGCGGCGCAATCAGCCAGGTGAGGAGGGTGACACCGATACCAGAGGCAACGCTCCAAGCGGCGGCTTTGTAGTCCTTTTTCACCAGGAAGTACAAGCCAAAGACCGCAGGTGTCAGTTTGATAGCAGCTGCGATTCCTACCAGGCTGCCGCGTGGGAGTACCGTGCGACGGGCAAGAACATCGATGATAACAAGCAACATCAGAAGCACATTGACCTGTGCAAACCCCATGGTGTCCCTGACGGGTTCCATGAGAAGCGCGATGCTCAGAATCACTGCGGCAAAGCCGTACACTGATGCTTTGCCCCACTCAGGCATAACGCTGCGCGTTGCCAGAACCACGCACCACCACAGCGCAAGTGCAGACGTTAAGCATAAAATCGTGGCACCAAAGTTGACGCTGAGCAGCGTAAAGGGCACGAATACGAGTGCTGCAAAGGGCGGATATGTGAATGGTAGGGAGACGCCACCAACTGAGTAACCGCGGGTGTAGAGGTTATCGCCAGCAAGGAAGGCCTTGGCACCTTCGCGATAGACGTCGAAGTCGATGTGGTACCGGAAGTACGCATCAAAGTTTTGAGGGATGGCTCGGAAAAACAGGATGTCTTTACTGATCAGCCACAGGCCTAGGATAATAACGCTAAGCACTATCGACGTCGCCCAGGTCGAGCGCCGCGCCGACACTCTGGCGAGGGTTGCCGCTAATTGTGGGCCGGAACTGGGCGTTTGTTTACTCACAGCAGCAACAGTATTCAGGGCACCAAATTCAAGGCAAATTCTTTAGAAATCTTCCAATGCAGGAACACCCGGTGCGCCCTCAGCCAACCAGTGACGTACGGCGGCTGTGGCACGGCAATCGTCGCCGTTATAGCTCAGGAGGGTAGCCTGCGCGGCCTCAAGATCGGCCCCGGCAACGTCTCCCGTGGCTTCCCTATAAAGATGCACGCTTGTCTCGCCGTCGACGTCGTCGGCATCCCAGTGGAACCCCGCCGCCGGAGCAACCACTTTGAGACCTAGCCCTTTGGGGCCAGCCAACTGCTTCTTGACCGCGACAAAAACATCCTGCCATTCGCCGGAAGCAATAAACGCAGAGACCTCGGCTTCACTAGGAACTCCCTCATAGCGCCCGTGGAAGCGACGCGCGGAGAACCTGAGCCAGTGATTTTCCCCGTGAGCGGAATAGCAAAACACGCCTACGGTTTTACCGGCTGCAAGTGCGGCTTCACGACGCTGCTTGAGCCACGCCCACATCCGTGCGAAGGCCTGCGCCTCAGCCTCGCCGCCAAGCCCTTCCCACGTAACAAAGGGGCGATACTCTTCCCCATCGTATGTACCCCACAGGTAGGCCCCCTGGTCCAGGTACGCCTCCACGTCAATGTCGATCTCTACATCAAAACGCGGGAAGGTTACCTCGGGCGACTTCCGCACTATGTCCACTCCATCACGCCATGCCCGCGCGAGCTGCGAGGGTGCCCCTAGGTTGGCGTCGATAAGCCCATTCACAGTAGTAATTCCGCGTTCCCGATAGGGTTCACCGCGATCGCCAGAAAGGAAAAGGCTGAGGTCATCGGAAGCTTTGAGCTCTTGCTCGCAGAACTCCCAATACCTACAGCTCGCGCATTCTTTCACGCGACGAGCATGATCCGGGTTCGGAACAGCAAGAGCAACATCAAGGCCCTGCTGGAAGAAGTCCGTATTCAAAAGGAAAACTAGCTCACGATCCTGCCCAATCAGCCCGGCGCGACTACTCCCTACCCCGAGGCGATCAAGCGCGCGTGCCGCCAAACCCAAAGCGTAAGAATCTGAGGCATGGTGTTTGAGCTTGAAGTGGGCAGAGTAGGGGGTTCCCAGGCCCAGACGCGCCGTGGCCATGACCTTGATTGTTTTCTGGGGATGCGGTCTGGCCACCCGGTGGTTAGAGATAAGAACAGGCATATAGGTTCCCTCGGGCCTACGCACGAGCGCATCCAGGCGCACTCGCCACGCCCGCCCGTTGTCTTCCCCCAGGAGAACGGGATTGGTAATGATGGTGGCCTGCGCAGCAAGAGCCTCCAATGTGGCAAACCACGGTGCATCTGGATCCGCGTCAGTAGCGTCCGCGTCGTCCCTCCCTTGCGGGGGGATATCAATGCGCAGGAAATTCCGGGAATCTCCCAGGCTCGGAGCTGTGGGGAAAAAGGCGCGCGCCTCTTCCTTCGCTTGTACGCGACGCTCATACCTGAGCTGGGAATTGTGCGTTGGTGATACACCTGGGTGCCGGCTAGCTTGCACGAGCCGGTAGCGGCAGCCCACCAAGTCAGAAGGCTGCAGGCATATATCGGTGTTCACAAGTACACCAGCCTATTGCACGAGTACGGGTACTGTGGAATTTGACTGGGTTCTGGTGCGGATCACCGGACATGCCGCTACGTAAGCGAGGTATCGTTTCCCGCCTCCCACCGATCCCCTTAAAATCGAGAGACGAGCATACGCACGAGTGAAGGAAACAACCATGGGATTGTTTGAATCTATCCGTAAGGCACGCGCCAAGACCAAGGCAGAGATCAAAGCTGCTAAGGTTCGCGCCCGCCAGGAGGCCAAGGAAGCTGCCAAACTCGAATACAAACGCGATAAGTTCCTTGCCCGGCAGGAAAAGAAGCTGCTGAAGGAAGAGAAGAAAGGCCTCAAGGCCAAGCGTAAGCACGACGAGAAAATGGCCAAGAATACTCTCGAGCAGCTCAAAGCCGGCAAGTTTAACAAGAACAACGTGCTGCGCTATGCGGGAGCAGCCCGAGCAGTCATCCCGGTTGCACTTCCCCTCATTTACCGAGGCATCACAATGGCAAAGGAAGAGGCAGCCAAGCGTCGTGCGATGAAGCTGGGAGTCAGCGCAGACGATCTGGGGCGCTTCAGTGGGCACGGTGCAGAAATCAAGGCCCGCATTGCTGGAATGCGTAGCTCCGTTAAGCTCTCTTCCCTCCCCAAGGGCTTTGTTACCGACGTTGAACAACGCCTTCAGGACCTCGACTTTGCCGTAGATAACGCAGAGTTCATGACCCCAGAGCTGCGTCAGCGGAGTCATCGCAGCATCCATAAGGATCTGGACCAACTCGGACGCCAAATTCAAAACAAGATTGAGGGCTAAAGCACCTCGTTAGCGTCTCGCTATCTCTTCGCTTAAAACAACTCGGGGAGCCCAATGAGCCAAATTAGTGATTTGGCTCATTTTTTTATTGGCATATCGTTCATATCTCAGCCACAGAAGCTGAATTCCATAATTTTTATATTGCTTCTTTCCGCTACTTAAAGTAAGTAAATCGAAACTCTTACTTTGGAATATTTTAGCCATCATAAGAATCCCTATAAAAGTTGCCACATTCAAATACACCCAACCTCGCATTAATAACGAAAATGGCCACCACAATATTGAAGGAATAAATAAATAGAAATCAAACCCAACTAGGAAGATCTGCCGAAAGTAAGATTCTATTAGAAAGATACAGATAGTAATTACACCTTTTGAGGGATAATATACTGAATTAGTTCATTCCAAAGTACATTCTTTGTTACTCGTATGCCTTTGAGTTTGAATTTAGCAATGATGGCAACTGTCTCTTTGTTACAACAAACGCTTACCTGCAGATGGTTAAGCACATTGAGCGATTAATAGTAAAGGGGCACTAACGTGGCACGCCGAGAAATCACCCAATTTTTTGACGATCTAGATAACAGTCCACTCGAGGAGTCCGAGGTTCACGTTATCTCTTTCAGCTTTGATGGAGAAGACTTCATCATCGATCTCTCAGAGGAAAATGCAGAAAAGTTCCGTGAGGCTATCCGCCCATACATGGACAAGGCCACAAAAACTGTCAGCCAACGCACCCCTGTGGGACACGACCCTAAGGACGTGCGCCAATGGGCTAAGTCTAAAAAATTAGACGTTGCAGCACGCGGCAAAATCCCACAAGAGATCATCGACGCATTCATTCAGGCACACAAGCGATAGACAAACCACAACACGCGCCTTCTCTTCAACAAGAGAGGCGCGTGTTGTCTTTTACGCTATAAAACGCCCTGTTCACGAGCAATAGCGACAGCCGAAGTCCGCGAACGAACACCCAACTTGTCATAAATATGCACAAGGTGGCTCTTCACCGTTGCCTCAGAAAGCAACAGAACACGCCCAATATCCCGATTGGAAGAGCCCCCAGCAACCAATTTCAATACCTCCAACTCGCGCGGGGTCAGTGAGGTGCGAGGAGTCCGCACACGAGTCATA from Corynebacterium ulcerans carries:
- a CDS encoding glycosyltransferase 87 family protein yields the protein MSKQTPSSGPQLAATLARVSARRSTWATSIVLSVIILGLWLISKDILFFRAIPQNFDAYFRYHIDFDVYREGAKAFLAGDNLYTRGYSVGGVSLPFTYPPFAALVFVPFTLLSVNFGATILCLTSALALWWCVVLATRSVMPEWGKASVYGFAAVILSIALLMEPVRDTMGFAQVNVLLMLLVIIDVLARRTVLPRGSLVGIAAAIKLTPAVFGLYFLVKKDYKAAAWSVASGIGVTLLTWLIAPQTSTTYWLETLSDPGRIGDLTWPSNQSFRGVIARFFGQESHTGLWAVASLLVFAVLAWLMWALLRRDHTAAALCVNSLLALLCSPVSWSHHWVWVVVAVAVAIVVAARSWGASAAAYPLMAGSVWAVVITVCSGHWLLPRYDGAPMRWNLAQHLFGDSYVLMAVLVLVTMSVWFIKPWGMTAGKALGNVTYAMAVGWAVVSAYVLFTSYPF
- a CDS encoding DUF6474 family protein, which translates into the protein MGLFESIRKARAKTKAEIKAAKVRARQEAKEAAKLEYKRDKFLARQEKKLLKEEKKGLKAKRKHDEKMAKNTLEQLKAGKFNKNNVLRYAGAARAVIPVALPLIYRGITMAKEEAAKRRAMKLGVSADDLGRFSGHGAEIKARIAGMRSSVKLSSLPKGFVTDVEQRLQDLDFAVDNAEFMTPELRQRSHRSIHKDLDQLGRQIQNKIEG
- a CDS encoding TM0106 family RecB-like putative nuclease, which gives rise to MNTDICLQPSDLVGCRYRLVQASRHPGVSPTHNSQLRYERRVQAKEEARAFFPTAPSLGDSRNFLRIDIPPQGRDDADATDADPDAPWFATLEALAAQATIITNPVLLGEDNGRAWRVRLDALVRRPEGTYMPVLISNHRVARPHPQKTIKVMATARLGLGTPYSAHFKLKHHASDSYALGLAARALDRLGVGSSRAGLIGQDRELVFLLNTDFFQQGLDVALAVPNPDHARRVKECASCRYWEFCEQELKASDDLSLFLSGDRGEPYRERGITTVNGLIDANLGAPSQLARAWRDGVDIVRKSPEVTFPRFDVEIDIDVEAYLDQGAYLWGTYDGEEYRPFVTWEGLGGEAEAQAFARMWAWLKQRREAALAAGKTVGVFCYSAHGENHWLRFSARRFHGRYEGVPSEAEVSAFIASGEWQDVFVAVKKQLAGPKGLGLKVVAPAAGFHWDADDVDGETSVHLYREATGDVAGADLEAAQATLLSYNGDDCRATAAVRHWLAEGAPGVPALEDF
- a CDS encoding histone-like nucleoid-structuring protein Lsr2; this translates as MARREITQFFDDLDNSPLEESEVHVISFSFDGEDFIIDLSEENAEKFREAIRPYMDKATKTVSQRTPVGHDPKDVRQWAKSKKLDVAARGKIPQEIIDAFIQAHKR
- a CDS encoding MFS transporter; translation: MSLPEPSHTSGSEGLRQGSTDYRRAVVASLAAGLATFNALYCTQAILPRLVTSFDVSPTTAALTISATTGALAICIVPASILSERFGRGRVLVISALLATTLGLCLPLASSVWVLIVLRALQGVFIAGVPAVAMTWLSEEIHPEDLAKAMGIYIAGNTVGGLSGRLIPALFLEITTWRWALFVTTLCAFTMAITMAVMLPKQRRFQPRTLSIKNESSAMLAHWTTPSLVLLFATAFISLGVSVSVYNYIGFRMIHTFRLSEALVGIVFLMYLAGTWSSARAGAWTGRIGRGQGMMYGTLAMLLGLILMLWESLALTLIGLFVFTAAFFLIHSIASGWVGLIATSHRAAGASMYLLSYYVGSSVVGWMSGYAFDSLSWHGFIGWLSLWTLALLGIAVALRRFAASTH